AGAATACTGGTTAATACATCCTGAAGAAAAGTTGATTATGGTTTTAAATTGCGCCCATTTTTATCATTGAATATTCGGATTGACACTCCGAATATTCAATGATAATGTGATTCGATGATTACGCGAACCAACTATTTAGAACGCTTGACAATCGCGCTTGAGAGATCTCCGGTCACCGCACTTCTTGGGCCAAGACAATGTGGAAAAACAACACTTGCACGCATCTTCGGTAAACGGTGCAATGCGTCATACTTCGACTTGGAATCGCCCGTAGATCAGCAGAGATTGCAAAATCCGGAATTAATGCTGAGCGCCCTTCAGGGAACGATCATACTTGATGAAATTCAACTTAAACCGGAACTGTTTAACGTGCTGCGTGTTTTAGTTGATAATCCCGAAAATAAATTGAAATTTTTGGTTCTGGGTAGCGCTTCTCCTCATGTTATTAAGAATGTTTCCGAAACACTTGCCGGCAGAGTTGAATTTATTGAGCTAGCTGGATTCAACATGCAGGAAACCAATGACAGGGAACAGTTATGGCTTCGGGGCGGCTTTCCTCGTTCATTTCTCGCAGATTCAGAAGCTGATAGTCTGGCCTGGAGAGAGGGGTTTATACGGACATTTCTTGAGCGCGACATTCCAATGTTGGGGATAACAATTGCGGCAGCAGCAATGCGGCGATTCTGGACAATGCTGGCTCATTTTCACGGCC
The genomic region above belongs to Desulfobulbaceae bacterium and contains:
- a CDS encoding ATP-binding protein; its protein translation is MITRTNYLERLTIALERSPVTALLGPRQCGKTTLARIFGKRCNASYFDLESPVDQQRLQNPELMLSALQGTIILDEIQLKPELFNVLRVLVDNPENKLKFLVLGSASPHVIKNVSETLAGRVEFIELAGFNMQETNDREQLWLRGGFPRSFLADSEADSLAWREGFIRTFLERDIPMLGITIAAAAMRRFWTMLAHFHGQTWNASELGRSMGLTDKTIRSYLDILTATFMIRQLQPWHENIHKRQVKAPKIYFRDSGLLHSLLHIPDYHSLTGNPRLGASWEGFALEQVLQAMGPSEAYFWSTYSGAEVDLFFFHGGKRYGVEFKFNEAPRGTKSMHIAVQDLSLDYLWVVYPGKEEYPITDKITVRPLNSCLNVKEIDS